A region from the Geobacillus vulcani PSS1 genome encodes:
- a CDS encoding DUF4870 domain-containing protein: MSTNKVLSALCYFSVFFAPFILPIVVYFVVEDVEVKRHAKRSLVSHLIPAATILLFIALAASPVLFGHWGEESLFVGGGLAWLGFLVAGVVNLVVVIWNVIKGIQVLK, from the coding sequence TTGTCGACGAACAAAGTGTTGTCCGCGCTTTGTTATTTCAGCGTTTTTTTCGCACCGTTCATTTTGCCGATTGTCGTCTATTTTGTCGTTGAGGATGTGGAAGTGAAACGCCATGCGAAGCGGTCGCTCGTGTCGCATTTGATTCCGGCCGCCACGATTCTCTTGTTCATTGCGTTGGCCGCGTCGCCGGTGCTGTTCGGCCATTGGGGTGAGGAATCGCTTTTTGTCGGCGGCGGGCTGGCATGGCTTGGCTTCCTTGTGGCGGGGGTGGTGAACCTTGTCGTTGTGATTTGGAATGTCATTAAGGGGATTCAAGTGTTAAAATAG
- a CDS encoding phage holin family protein → MLNWLIGVVVNTVLLMAIDGYFDSIHFSGVGAAFVASLILAVLNAVVRPVLILLTLPVTILTLGLFLFVINAITLMMTAGLMGEAFQIGGFGTALLASIVLSFFHLLVQKAIIEPLRNRS, encoded by the coding sequence ATGCTCAATTGGCTGATCGGAGTCGTCGTGAATACGGTGTTGTTAATGGCGATTGATGGCTATTTTGACAGCATTCATTTCAGCGGGGTGGGGGCGGCGTTTGTGGCCAGCCTCATTTTGGCGGTGCTTAACGCCGTCGTCCGCCCAGTGCTCATTTTATTGACCCTGCCGGTGACCATTTTGACGCTCGGGCTGTTTCTGTTTGTCATTAACGCCATCACGCTCATGATGACCGCCGGATTGATGGGAGAGGCGTTTCAAATCGGCGGCTTTGGCACCGCGCTGCTCGCATCGATCGTGTTGTCGTTTTTCCACTTGCTTGTGCAGAAGGCGATTATTGAGCCGCTGCGCAACCGTTCGTAA
- the hprK gene encoding HPr(Ser) kinase/phosphatase, which yields MPKVRTKDIIEQFQLELVSGAEGIYRPITTSDLSRPGIEMAGYFAYYPAERLQLLGRTELSFYETLTPEEKRSRMERLCTDITPGIIVSRGLEVPPELIEASERQSVPVMRSTMKTTRLSSRLTNYLESKLAPTTAVHGVLVDVYGVGVLITGKSGVGKSETALELVKRGHRLVADDCVEIRQEDEDTLVGSAPELIEHLLEIRGLGIINMMTLFGAGAVRTHKRISLVIDLELWDPEKQYDRLGLEEEKVKILDTELPKLTIPVRPGRNLAVIVEVAAMNFRLKRMGVNAAEEFSARLSDAIEEGAPDYD from the coding sequence ATGCCAAAAGTGCGGACGAAAGACATCATCGAACAGTTCCAGCTCGAGCTCGTCAGCGGCGCCGAGGGCATTTACCGCCCGATTACGACGAGCGACTTGTCGCGGCCGGGGATCGAGATGGCCGGTTATTTCGCCTATTATCCAGCGGAGCGCTTGCAGCTGCTTGGGCGGACCGAGCTGTCGTTTTATGAAACGTTGACGCCGGAAGAAAAACGGTCGCGGATGGAGCGGCTTTGCACCGACATTACGCCGGGGATCATCGTTTCGCGCGGGCTTGAAGTCCCGCCGGAGCTGATCGAAGCATCGGAGCGCCAGTCGGTGCCGGTGATGCGTTCAACGATGAAAACGACCCGGCTCTCGAGCCGATTGACGAACTATTTGGAAAGCAAGCTCGCGCCTACGACCGCGGTGCATGGAGTGCTGGTCGATGTGTATGGGGTCGGTGTATTGATCACGGGCAAAAGCGGCGTCGGCAAGAGCGAGACGGCGCTGGAGCTCGTGAAGCGCGGCCACCGATTGGTCGCCGATGATTGCGTGGAAATCCGCCAAGAAGACGAGGACACATTGGTCGGCAGCGCGCCCGAATTGATCGAGCATTTGCTGGAAATTCGCGGGCTTGGCATCATCAATATGATGACGCTGTTCGGCGCGGGAGCGGTGCGGACGCATAAGCGCATCTCGCTTGTCATCGATTTGGAGCTGTGGGATCCGGAAAAGCAGTACGACCGGCTCGGGCTCGAGGAAGAAAAAGTGAAAATATTGGATACCGAACTGCCGAAACTCACCATTCCGGTCCGCCCCGGACGCAACCTGGCCGTCATCGTGGAAGTGGCGGCGATGAACTTCCGGTTAAAACGCATGGGCGTCAACGCCGCTGAGGAGTTTTCGGCGCGCTTGAGCGATGCCATCGAGGAAGGAGCGCCCGATTACGATTAA